A genomic stretch from Thermomonospora umbrina includes:
- a CDS encoding polymorphic toxin-type HINT domain-containing protein has product MTGLLDRPSLSRFAPGPRSSGAVKKWVHAKDLRSGMWLRTSAGTHVQVETIEGRTAHAQRVHNLTIADTHTHHALAGSTPVLVHNCGDGSDPLITYADSLRPGATKRGPHVAAEYTSPSGRTYYGHNGHGQSPMPGGDLEGAMQQVGHHGG; this is encoded by the coding sequence TTGACCGGTCTGCTCGACCGGCCCTCGCTGAGCCGGTTCGCTCCTGGCCCGAGGAGTTCCGGGGCGGTCAAGAAGTGGGTTCATGCCAAGGACCTCCGCTCCGGCATGTGGCTACGCACCAGCGCCGGCACGCACGTCCAAGTCGAAACCATCGAAGGTCGGACCGCTCACGCCCAGCGCGTCCACAACCTCACCATCGCCGACACACACACGCACCATGCACTCGCGGGTTCCACCCCCGTCCTCGTCCATAACTGCGGAGATGGCTCCGATCCGCTCATCACGTATGCGGACTCCCTGCGTCCCGGTGCGACGAAGAGAGGGCCGCACGTTGCGGCAGAGTACACGTCGCCGTCCGGAAGGACCTACTATGGGCATAATGGCCATGGTCAGTCCCCAATGCCTGGCGGAGACCTGGAGGGGGCCATGCAGCAAGTCGGTCACCACGGTGGATGA